The following are encoded in a window of Drosophila simulans strain w501 chromosome 3L, Prin_Dsim_3.1, whole genome shotgun sequence genomic DNA:
- the LOC6737317 gene encoding TBC1 domain family member 13 isoform X3, whose amino-acid sequence MSIFKARVKEFEDVLAGPQDSIDLNQLRKLAFNGVPDVQSFRALSWKLLLGYLGPRRSSWTTTLAQKRALYKQFIEELVLPPGHSSNGASVDGGDGDKVDSGGVGLQDHPLSEGPESAWNTFFNDNEFLLQIDKDVRRLCPDISFFQQPTDYPCEIVVHSKGEHGRRLHERVVPAVLSSANVERKGLGMTKINLITKRSVENYAAMEEGQEAHWEVVQRILFIYAKLNPGQGYVQGMNEIVGPIYYVMASDPDLSYRAHAEADCFFCFTALMSEIRDFFIKTLDDAEGGIKFMMARLSNMLKSKDLSIYELLRSQELHPQYYSFRWLTLLLSQEFPLPDVLRIWDSVFADEQRFDFLIKICCSMILIQREAILENDFASNVKLLQNYPPIDINVVIAHAGSLA is encoded by the exons ATGTCTATTTTCAAGGCGCG AGTTAAGGAATTTGAGGATGTTTTGGCGGGGCCACAGGATTCAATTGACCTAAACCAACTCAGGAAACTGGCATTTAATG GTGTGCCCGATGTGCAGAGTTTTCGAGCACTCAGTTGGAAGCTACTCCTTGGCTATTTGGGGCCCAGACGTAGTAGTTGGACCACGACCTTGGCACAAAAGCGAGCCCTGTACAAACAGTTCATCGAGGAGCTAGTCCTGCCCCCCGGACACTCGAGCAATGGAGCTAGCGTAGACGGAGGAGATGGGGACAAAGTCGATTCGGGGGGCGTTGGCCTGCAAGATCATCCGCTGAGCGAGGGACCCGAAAGCGCGTGGAATACGTTCTTCAATGATAACGAGTTCCTACTGCAAATCGACAAGGATGTACGACGCTTGTGCCCGGACATATCCTTTTTCCAGCAGCCCACCGATTATCCCTGCGAGATTGTGGTCCACAGCAAAGGAGAGCATGGACGAAGGCTCCACGAACGGGTGGTTCCCGCCGTTCTAAGTTCGGCGAATGTGGAACGCAAGGGCCTCGGCATGACAAAG ATCAATTTGATTACTAAACGCTCGGTTGAGAACTATGCCGCCATGGAGGAGGGCCAAGAGGCTCACTGGGAAGTTGTACAGCGCATTTTGTTCATCTATGCTAAACTGAATCCCGGCCAGGGATATGTACAGGGCATGAACGAAATCGTGGGACCCATTTACTATGTTATGGCCTCCGATCCTGATCTCTCATATCGCGCCCACGCTGAGGCTGAttgcttcttttgttttaccGCCCTGATGAGCGAGATAAGAGACTTCTTCATTAAAACACTAGACGACGCAGAAGGCGGCATTAAGTTCATGATGGCCAGGCTATCGAATATGCTGAAATCAAAGGACCTAAGCATTTACGAGCTACTCAGAAGCCAAGAGCTGCATCCGCAGTACTATAGCTTCAGGTGGCTCACACTGCTCCTCTCGCAGGAGTTTCCACTGCCCGATGTACTCCGCATTTGGGATTCCGTGTTTGCGGACGAACAGCGATTTGATTTTCTGATAAAAATATGCTGTTCAATGATATT AATCCAAAGGGAAGCAATTTTGGAAAACGACTTTGCCTCGAATGTGAAACTCTTGCAAAACTATCCGCCAATTGACATTAATGTTGTGATTGCTCATGCCGGATCATTGGCGTAG
- the LOC6737317 gene encoding TBC1 domain family member 13 isoform X2 gives MSIFKARVKEFEDVLAGPQDSIDLNQLRKLAFNGVPDVQSFRALSWKLLLGYLGPRRSSWTTTLAQKRALYKQFIEELVLPPGHSSNGASVDGGDGDKVDSGGVGLQDHPLSEGPESAWNTFFNDNEFLLQIDKDVRRLCPDISFFQQPTDYPCEIVVHSKGEHGRRLHERVVPAVLSSANVERKGLGMTKQINLITKRSVENYAAMEEGQEAHWEVVQRILFIYAKLNPGQGYVQGMNEIVGPIYYVMASDPDLSYRAHAEADCFFCFTALMSEIRDFFIKTLDDAEGGIKFMMARLSNMLKSKDLSIYELLRSQELHPQYYSFRWLTLLLSQEFPLPDVLRIWDSVFADEQRFDFLIKICCSMILIQREAILENDFASNVKLLQNYPPIDINVVIAHAGSLA, from the exons ATGTCTATTTTCAAGGCGCG AGTTAAGGAATTTGAGGATGTTTTGGCGGGGCCACAGGATTCAATTGACCTAAACCAACTCAGGAAACTGGCATTTAATG GTGTGCCCGATGTGCAGAGTTTTCGAGCACTCAGTTGGAAGCTACTCCTTGGCTATTTGGGGCCCAGACGTAGTAGTTGGACCACGACCTTGGCACAAAAGCGAGCCCTGTACAAACAGTTCATCGAGGAGCTAGTCCTGCCCCCCGGACACTCGAGCAATGGAGCTAGCGTAGACGGAGGAGATGGGGACAAAGTCGATTCGGGGGGCGTTGGCCTGCAAGATCATCCGCTGAGCGAGGGACCCGAAAGCGCGTGGAATACGTTCTTCAATGATAACGAGTTCCTACTGCAAATCGACAAGGATGTACGACGCTTGTGCCCGGACATATCCTTTTTCCAGCAGCCCACCGATTATCCCTGCGAGATTGTGGTCCACAGCAAAGGAGAGCATGGACGAAGGCTCCACGAACGGGTGGTTCCCGCCGTTCTAAGTTCGGCGAATGTGGAACGCAAGGGCCTCGGCATGACAAAG CAA ATCAATTTGATTACTAAACGCTCGGTTGAGAACTATGCCGCCATGGAGGAGGGCCAAGAGGCTCACTGGGAAGTTGTACAGCGCATTTTGTTCATCTATGCTAAACTGAATCCCGGCCAGGGATATGTACAGGGCATGAACGAAATCGTGGGACCCATTTACTATGTTATGGCCTCCGATCCTGATCTCTCATATCGCGCCCACGCTGAGGCTGAttgcttcttttgttttaccGCCCTGATGAGCGAGATAAGAGACTTCTTCATTAAAACACTAGACGACGCAGAAGGCGGCATTAAGTTCATGATGGCCAGGCTATCGAATATGCTGAAATCAAAGGACCTAAGCATTTACGAGCTACTCAGAAGCCAAGAGCTGCATCCGCAGTACTATAGCTTCAGGTGGCTCACACTGCTCCTCTCGCAGGAGTTTCCACTGCCCGATGTACTCCGCATTTGGGATTCCGTGTTTGCGGACGAACAGCGATTTGATTTTCTGATAAAAATATGCTGTTCAATGATATT AATCCAAAGGGAAGCAATTTTGGAAAACGACTTTGCCTCGAATGTGAAACTCTTGCAAAACTATCCGCCAATTGACATTAATGTTGTGATTGCTCATGCCGGATCATTGGCGTAG
- the LOC6737317 gene encoding TBC1 domain family member 13 isoform X1 produces the protein MSIFKARVKEFEDVLAGPQDSIDLNQLRKLAFNGVPDVQSFRALSWKLLLGYLGPRRSSWTTTLAQKRALYKQFIEELVLPPGHSSNGASVDGGDGDKVDSGGVGLQDHPLSEGPESAWNTFFNDNEFLLQIDKDVRRLCPDISFFQQPTDYPCEIVVHSKGEHGRRLHERVVPAVLSSANVERKGLGMTKQQINLITKRSVENYAAMEEGQEAHWEVVQRILFIYAKLNPGQGYVQGMNEIVGPIYYVMASDPDLSYRAHAEADCFFCFTALMSEIRDFFIKTLDDAEGGIKFMMARLSNMLKSKDLSIYELLRSQELHPQYYSFRWLTLLLSQEFPLPDVLRIWDSVFADEQRFDFLIKICCSMILIQREAILENDFASNVKLLQNYPPIDINVVIAHAGSLA, from the exons ATGTCTATTTTCAAGGCGCG AGTTAAGGAATTTGAGGATGTTTTGGCGGGGCCACAGGATTCAATTGACCTAAACCAACTCAGGAAACTGGCATTTAATG GTGTGCCCGATGTGCAGAGTTTTCGAGCACTCAGTTGGAAGCTACTCCTTGGCTATTTGGGGCCCAGACGTAGTAGTTGGACCACGACCTTGGCACAAAAGCGAGCCCTGTACAAACAGTTCATCGAGGAGCTAGTCCTGCCCCCCGGACACTCGAGCAATGGAGCTAGCGTAGACGGAGGAGATGGGGACAAAGTCGATTCGGGGGGCGTTGGCCTGCAAGATCATCCGCTGAGCGAGGGACCCGAAAGCGCGTGGAATACGTTCTTCAATGATAACGAGTTCCTACTGCAAATCGACAAGGATGTACGACGCTTGTGCCCGGACATATCCTTTTTCCAGCAGCCCACCGATTATCCCTGCGAGATTGTGGTCCACAGCAAAGGAGAGCATGGACGAAGGCTCCACGAACGGGTGGTTCCCGCCGTTCTAAGTTCGGCGAATGTGGAACGCAAGGGCCTCGGCATGACAAAG CAGCAA ATCAATTTGATTACTAAACGCTCGGTTGAGAACTATGCCGCCATGGAGGAGGGCCAAGAGGCTCACTGGGAAGTTGTACAGCGCATTTTGTTCATCTATGCTAAACTGAATCCCGGCCAGGGATATGTACAGGGCATGAACGAAATCGTGGGACCCATTTACTATGTTATGGCCTCCGATCCTGATCTCTCATATCGCGCCCACGCTGAGGCTGAttgcttcttttgttttaccGCCCTGATGAGCGAGATAAGAGACTTCTTCATTAAAACACTAGACGACGCAGAAGGCGGCATTAAGTTCATGATGGCCAGGCTATCGAATATGCTGAAATCAAAGGACCTAAGCATTTACGAGCTACTCAGAAGCCAAGAGCTGCATCCGCAGTACTATAGCTTCAGGTGGCTCACACTGCTCCTCTCGCAGGAGTTTCCACTGCCCGATGTACTCCGCATTTGGGATTCCGTGTTTGCGGACGAACAGCGATTTGATTTTCTGATAAAAATATGCTGTTCAATGATATT AATCCAAAGGGAAGCAATTTTGGAAAACGACTTTGCCTCGAATGTGAAACTCTTGCAAAACTATCCGCCAATTGACATTAATGTTGTGATTGCTCATGCCGGATCATTGGCGTAG